Proteins encoded together in one Planctopirus ephydatiae window:
- a CDS encoding DUF1549 domain-containing protein, whose protein sequence is MFSRVLHVLLGTLCSLLAVPAAAEDSPSLPARIDSLVEATAVGPLAPLAGDADFLRRVSIDLIGTIPTAAEARAFFADSSPDKRNQLIDRLLDSPSFARHMALTFDVMLMERRPDKAVKSTEWQAWLYQSFLTNKPLDQLCRELISADGAEPAVRPASRFLIDRECEPNAVTRDAGRLLFGMDLQCAQCHDHPTVDDYLQEDYYGLYAFFHRSSLFTDTKSKMTLVAEKADGEANFKSVFTDNSADRVSPRLPHGPFAAAEPVFAKGEEYVSAPAKDVRAIPKHSRRAQLAAMLTSTPQFRRNLANRVWAHLFGRGIVHPVDAHHAANPPTHPEVLNLLADEVGRTNYDLKQILRPILQTRAYQRSCDPPRAAEIAALDPAGIKALIASLESERPSAEQRLKEHETDLAQLTQDLRKTRGEALNQQQAVIPLVAEAKTAQEELAKAQMSLAALQESVFTKEPQAVALAEAVAKAQEAAKLLGDDKTVVEATAALASRARSLKSEVEAARKSLDDLKKQLEVATVRQKAASEALAAAQQSAIGDKKLMELERKMLERHEQTQADRFSLATIDARLAQAKAILTWQQAEMSQSPAASQAWSTMIDGWTNNAQLARLRQLSCEQFALSLAQASGIAEQRAQAVREALEKTPPPELKDAAEADQSRILARLVEEQTFDKLLSTLNAFTSLYATQFAEEFQATVNQALFFENGSAVQSLIGPSGGNLAHRLVKIESPQEVADELYLSTLTRFPTEEERNDVAEHLKARAADRAVAIGEIVWALLSSNEFRFNH, encoded by the coding sequence ATGTTTTCCCGCGTGTTGCACGTCCTGCTTGGGACGCTCTGCAGCCTGCTGGCCGTGCCCGCCGCGGCCGAAGACTCGCCTTCACTGCCCGCCCGCATTGACTCGCTGGTCGAAGCCACAGCCGTCGGCCCACTCGCGCCGCTTGCAGGCGACGCCGACTTCCTCCGCCGCGTGTCGATCGATCTGATCGGGACTATTCCCACCGCAGCCGAGGCCCGAGCGTTTTTTGCGGACTCGTCCCCAGACAAGCGAAATCAGCTGATTGACCGACTGCTCGATAGCCCGAGTTTCGCCCGGCACATGGCTCTGACCTTCGACGTGATGCTAATGGAGCGTCGGCCCGACAAGGCGGTGAAATCGACGGAGTGGCAGGCCTGGCTCTATCAGTCGTTTCTCACAAACAAGCCGCTCGATCAGCTCTGCCGGGAGCTAATCAGCGCCGATGGCGCCGAGCCAGCGGTGCGCCCTGCTTCCCGGTTTTTGATCGACCGCGAGTGCGAGCCCAACGCCGTCACCCGCGATGCCGGCCGGCTACTGTTTGGCATGGATCTGCAATGTGCTCAGTGCCACGATCACCCTACCGTCGACGATTACTTACAGGAAGACTATTACGGCTTGTATGCGTTCTTCCATCGCAGCAGTCTGTTTACCGACACTAAATCAAAAATGACGCTAGTCGCTGAGAAGGCGGACGGCGAAGCTAACTTTAAATCGGTTTTTACCGACAACTCGGCCGATAGGGTCTCACCTCGGCTTCCGCACGGGCCGTTTGCGGCAGCCGAACCGGTGTTTGCCAAGGGTGAAGAGTATGTTTCGGCGCCGGCCAAGGATGTACGGGCCATTCCCAAGCATAGTCGCCGGGCTCAGCTGGCCGCGATGCTCACCAGCACCCCCCAGTTCCGTCGCAATCTGGCCAATCGTGTTTGGGCGCACCTGTTCGGCCGGGGGATCGTGCATCCGGTCGACGCTCATCATGCTGCCAATCCGCCGACGCATCCTGAAGTCCTGAACCTGCTGGCTGACGAAGTGGGCCGCACGAACTATGACCTGAAGCAAATACTTCGCCCGATCCTGCAAACCCGCGCCTACCAGCGTAGCTGCGATCCACCGAGGGCCGCGGAAATCGCCGCACTCGATCCCGCAGGGATCAAGGCCTTGATAGCCTCGCTCGAAAGCGAACGGCCGTCGGCTGAGCAGCGTCTTAAGGAGCACGAAACCGACTTGGCGCAACTTACTCAGGACTTGCGCAAGACTAGAGGTGAGGCCCTGAATCAACAGCAGGCCGTTATACCGCTTGTCGCCGAGGCGAAGACGGCTCAGGAGGAACTCGCCAAGGCTCAAATGTCGCTCGCCGCTCTGCAGGAATCGGTTTTCACCAAGGAGCCGCAGGCAGTCGCGCTCGCCGAAGCCGTCGCGAAAGCTCAGGAAGCGGCGAAGTTGCTCGGGGATGACAAAACGGTCGTCGAAGCGACTGCTGCGCTCGCCAGCCGAGCCCGATCGCTGAAGAGCGAAGTCGAAGCGGCTCGCAAGTCGTTGGACGACCTGAAGAAGCAACTTGAAGTGGCCACTGTCCGCCAGAAAGCGGCGAGCGAGGCCCTCGCCGCAGCTCAGCAGTCAGCGATCGGTGATAAGAAGCTCATGGAGCTTGAGCGAAAGATGCTCGAGCGCCACGAGCAGACACAAGCCGATCGATTCAGTTTGGCAACCATTGACGCACGCCTTGCCCAAGCCAAGGCGATCCTCACCTGGCAGCAAGCGGAAATGAGCCAGTCGCCGGCGGCCAGTCAGGCCTGGTCGACGATGATCGATGGATGGACCAACAACGCGCAGCTGGCTCGCCTCAGGCAGTTAAGCTGCGAGCAATTTGCGCTGAGCCTGGCACAGGCCTCCGGGATCGCCGAACAACGCGCGCAGGCCGTGCGTGAAGCACTCGAAAAAACGCCGCCGCCGGAGCTAAAGGATGCTGCGGAAGCCGATCAGTCGAGGATCCTCGCCCGGCTTGTCGAGGAACAAACGTTCGACAAGCTGCTCAGCACTCTGAACGCTTTCACCTCGCTTTACGCCACGCAGTTTGCTGAGGAGTTTCAAGCGACCGTGAACCAAGCCCTGTTCTTCGAGAACGGCTCGGCGGTGCAATCACTGATCGGCCCCTCCGGCGGCAATCTCGCCCATCGGCTGGTCAAGATCGAATCGCCGCAGGAAGTCGCCGACGAGCTTTACCTGAGCACATTGACTCGCTTCCCAACCGAAGAAGAACGCAACGATGTGGCCGAACACTTAAAGGCACGCGCGGCGGACCGAGCGGTGGCCATTGGCGAGATCGTTTGGGCTCTACTCTCAAGTAACGAGTTCCGCTTCAACCACTAA
- a CDS encoding DUF1501 domain-containing protein translates to MRCQYDCGSSEHRFSRRTLLGGGLIGGLSLGLGGLLTRAGVAEQVKSKQQRILNIFLHGGVSQLETWDPKPNTDTGGPFRAIPTSVPGMHVCELLPHTAQQMHRLAIVRSLNTKNGDHARGTVEMTTGRKQMPGTTYPHLGAAAAKALTPEQFPLPGHILVRSAGSGNGQAAYLGPKYASVTLSDGKPPENSLRPESLPSEVSERRNDFRRKLNDRFAGRRRTADTDAYTFSYDQAEQLMARAGVFDVTKESATDHERYGKHEFGQHCLLARRLLEADVPFVQINHSNYDTHFENFDYHIEQLGEFDKPFATLIADLADRGLLESTTVCVMSEFGRTPKINKTYGRDHWGNAWSVVLGGGRIQPGAIIGKTNDNGTEVTDREVDHGHIFHSILQSAGVDSRSEFDVGGRHFPIADPAKDAIRELLA, encoded by the coding sequence ATGCGTTGCCAATACGACTGTGGATCGAGCGAGCATCGCTTTTCAAGGCGAACGCTGCTGGGTGGCGGACTGATCGGCGGTCTTTCGCTGGGGCTCGGCGGCCTCTTGACGCGCGCTGGCGTGGCCGAGCAGGTGAAGTCGAAGCAGCAGCGAATCCTCAATATCTTCCTACATGGCGGCGTGAGTCAACTGGAAACCTGGGACCCGAAGCCAAACACCGATACCGGCGGACCGTTCCGCGCCATTCCGACATCGGTTCCCGGCATGCACGTTTGCGAATTGTTGCCCCATACGGCTCAGCAGATGCACCGCCTAGCGATCGTTCGCAGTTTGAATACCAAGAACGGCGACCATGCTCGTGGCACCGTCGAAATGACGACCGGCCGCAAGCAGATGCCGGGTACTACTTATCCGCATCTCGGCGCCGCCGCCGCTAAGGCGCTCACTCCGGAGCAGTTTCCGCTGCCGGGACACATCCTTGTGCGCAGCGCCGGTTCGGGCAACGGGCAAGCCGCTTATCTTGGTCCGAAGTACGCGAGCGTGACGCTCTCCGACGGCAAGCCCCCGGAGAACAGCTTGCGTCCTGAAAGCCTTCCAAGCGAAGTCTCCGAGCGACGAAACGATTTCCGCCGCAAGTTGAACGACCGCTTTGCTGGACGACGTCGCACCGCCGACACTGACGCCTACACTTTCTCCTATGATCAGGCCGAACAACTCATGGCCCGGGCAGGCGTCTTCGACGTCACCAAAGAATCGGCTACCGATCACGAACGCTACGGCAAGCACGAATTCGGCCAGCATTGCCTGCTTGCTCGCCGATTGCTCGAAGCTGACGTACCCTTCGTGCAGATCAATCACTCGAATTACGATACCCACTTCGAAAACTTCGACTACCATATCGAGCAGCTTGGCGAGTTTGATAAGCCTTTCGCCACACTTATCGCCGACCTGGCCGACCGCGGCCTGCTCGAAAGCACGACAGTCTGCGTCATGTCCGAGTTCGGCCGCACGCCGAAGATCAACAAAACCTACGGGCGCGACCACTGGGGCAACGCCTGGAGTGTTGTGCTTGGCGGAGGACGCATTCAGCCGGGAGCTATCATTGGCAAGACGAACGACAATGGCACGGAGGTGACCGATCGCGAGGTTGATCACGGCCACATCTTCCACTCGATCCTGCAATCGGCGGGGGTGGATTCGCGGTCGGAGTTCGACGTCGGCGGCCGCCATTTCCCAATCGCCGATCCGGCGAAAGACGCCATCCGGGAGTTGCTCGCATGA
- a CDS encoding WD40 repeat domain-containing protein, which produces MNAVEPEKTHVTKELKYDRPLTACRFDPTGKYAFTGAEDNFVVRWDLESGAATKLEGHDSWVRAFAFSPSDERVFTGGYDGRILSWSATAEKPAPALKLDAHSGWVRALAVSLDGSRLASCGNDNLVKLWDTADGKLISELRGHESHVYNLAFHPFDGSLVSCDLKGNAKHWDVSTGSVTREFTYTALHVYDKTFRADIGGARGMAFSRDGKQLALSGITNCTNAFAGIGNPAVLVLDWETGKLAVQYEGKEKINGVAWGVRQHPDGFWIGLSGGGGGGWLYFWKDTTAEEFAKIKLPDSGRDFDLHPDSIRVAIAHPDKNLRICELRAKPT; this is translated from the coding sequence ATGAACGCGGTTGAACCCGAGAAGACGCACGTCACCAAGGAACTGAAGTACGACCGTCCGCTCACCGCTTGTCGCTTCGATCCCACCGGCAAGTACGCCTTCACCGGTGCAGAGGACAATTTCGTCGTCCGCTGGGATCTCGAGAGTGGTGCGGCCACCAAGCTGGAAGGGCACGATAGCTGGGTTCGTGCCTTTGCCTTCTCACCCTCGGACGAGAGGGTCTTTACCGGCGGCTATGACGGGCGAATCCTGTCGTGGTCAGCGACGGCTGAGAAGCCGGCACCGGCGCTCAAGTTGGACGCCCATTCAGGCTGGGTGCGGGCCCTCGCCGTCAGTCTCGACGGCTCACGTCTGGCCAGCTGCGGCAACGACAACCTTGTGAAGCTGTGGGACACCGCCGACGGCAAACTGATCAGCGAACTACGCGGCCACGAGTCGCACGTCTACAACCTCGCGTTCCATCCATTCGACGGCTCGCTGGTCTCCTGCGACCTGAAAGGGAATGCGAAGCACTGGGACGTCTCCACCGGCAGCGTCACGCGCGAATTCACATACACGGCGCTGCATGTCTACGACAAGACGTTCCGGGCCGACATTGGCGGCGCTCGGGGGATGGCTTTCTCACGCGACGGAAAGCAACTCGCGCTAAGCGGTATCACCAATTGCACGAACGCCTTCGCCGGCATAGGCAATCCGGCGGTTCTCGTCCTCGACTGGGAGACCGGCAAGCTCGCCGTGCAGTACGAGGGAAAAGAGAAGATCAACGGCGTCGCTTGGGGCGTGCGCCAGCATCCGGATGGGTTCTGGATCGGACTGTCAGGGGGCGGTGGCGGCGGCTGGCTCTACTTCTGGAAAGATACGACCGCCGAGGAGTTCGCGAAAATCAAGCTTCCCGATAGCGGTCGCGACTTCGACCTGCACCCCGACTCCATCCGCGTGGCCATCGCTCACCCCGACAAGAATCTTCGCATCTGCGAGCTTCGGGCCAAACCCACGTAA
- a CDS encoding PSD1 and planctomycete cytochrome C domain-containing protein — MVQSLAPLPIWLWTLTGWLLCSQFAIVGAAETEATFSPESMEFFEKNVRPVLAEHCQKCHGQEKQWSNYRLDSRTAMLAGGDFGVSVVPGKPEESRLIKAVQQEEGADVSMPPKGKLTDRQIADLEQWVRDGAAWPAEQVVQSKYRNPKHWSFQAVSDPQVPTVANATAAETALDRFIFVRLEAQGLVPTPKADKRTLIRRATFDLTGLPPTPEEIEAFLADDRPDAFGRIVDRLLDSPAYGEHWGRHWLDVVRYADSNGLDENVAHGNAWRYRDYIVEAFNQDKPFDQFVREQIAGDLLPAADNDQRAQQLIATGFLAIGPKVLAEPDEAKMEMDIIDEQIDTLGKALMGLTLGCARCHDHKFDPITTYDYYALAGVFKSTRTMETFKKVAKWHENVLPDPAAEARLQDHQKLVATKKEKLQKSIEAANAALKEAKPDEALPAKPETACRAETQAELKKLSDELAALEKSAPELPLAMGATERQVVEVPVHIRGSHLKLGGLAPRRVPIVFTTVERPKFPTSQSGRLELANWLTRPEHPLTYRVIVNRVWRWHFGKGLVRTPDNFGMLGELPTHPELLDWLTHRFLEGGASLKNLHRLIMLSRTYQQSSQPSKATVAADPENRLWGRFEVRRLEAEAVRDALLAVGGKLDRTMRGSLLAVKNRAYFFDHTSKDLTIYDTNRRSIYLPIVRNNIYDVFQLLDYPDAAVTTGDRATTTVASQALVMLNSDLVGRASTQLAERVLGERSDDALRIDRLHELAYGRQASDEETAAAQRFLKSATNLLNPIEPDAEKRLLHAWQAYCQTLLAANEFIYTR, encoded by the coding sequence ATGGTGCAGTCCCTCGCACCCCTTCCTATCTGGCTGTGGACGCTAACCGGCTGGCTTCTCTGTAGCCAGTTTGCGATCGTCGGCGCCGCCGAAACGGAAGCGACGTTTTCGCCTGAATCGATGGAGTTCTTCGAAAAGAACGTCCGGCCGGTGCTTGCCGAACATTGCCAGAAGTGCCACGGCCAAGAGAAGCAGTGGTCTAACTATCGGCTGGACTCGCGCACGGCGATGCTCGCCGGGGGAGATTTCGGCGTATCGGTCGTTCCCGGCAAGCCGGAAGAAAGCCGGCTGATCAAAGCGGTCCAGCAAGAGGAGGGGGCCGACGTCTCGATGCCTCCCAAAGGCAAACTGACCGATCGTCAGATTGCCGATCTCGAACAGTGGGTCCGCGACGGTGCCGCCTGGCCGGCCGAGCAGGTGGTCCAATCGAAGTACCGAAATCCCAAGCACTGGTCGTTTCAAGCGGTCAGCGATCCACAGGTTCCGACCGTTGCCAATGCGACCGCCGCCGAAACGGCGCTCGACCGTTTCATCTTCGTCCGGCTCGAGGCCCAAGGTCTGGTGCCAACGCCGAAGGCTGACAAGCGCACGCTCATCCGCCGGGCCACCTTCGACCTGACAGGCCTGCCGCCGACGCCAGAGGAGATCGAAGCGTTTCTCGCCGATGACCGGCCCGACGCTTTTGGCCGCATCGTCGACCGTCTCCTCGATTCCCCCGCCTACGGCGAACACTGGGGCCGGCATTGGCTCGACGTGGTTCGTTACGCCGACTCGAATGGCCTGGACGAGAACGTCGCCCACGGCAACGCCTGGCGCTACCGCGACTACATCGTTGAGGCGTTCAACCAAGACAAGCCGTTCGACCAGTTTGTCCGCGAGCAGATTGCCGGCGATCTGCTCCCCGCCGCCGACAACGACCAGCGGGCTCAGCAGCTTATCGCCACCGGCTTCCTCGCGATTGGGCCCAAGGTACTCGCCGAGCCCGATGAGGCAAAGATGGAGATGGACATCATCGACGAGCAGATCGACACACTCGGTAAAGCGCTAATGGGCCTGACGCTCGGGTGTGCTCGCTGCCACGATCACAAGTTCGATCCGATCACCACCTACGACTACTACGCCCTGGCTGGCGTCTTCAAGAGCACTCGCACGATGGAGACCTTCAAGAAGGTCGCCAAGTGGCACGAAAACGTCCTGCCCGATCCGGCAGCCGAAGCGCGCCTCCAGGATCACCAAAAGCTCGTCGCGACCAAGAAGGAAAAGCTGCAGAAATCTATCGAAGCGGCCAACGCCGCCCTGAAGGAAGCGAAGCCCGACGAAGCACTTCCCGCCAAGCCCGAAACCGCCTGCCGAGCCGAAACGCAGGCCGAGCTGAAGAAACTAAGTGACGAGCTGGCCGCGCTCGAGAAATCGGCCCCCGAGCTTCCTTTGGCGATGGGAGCAACGGAGCGCCAGGTCGTTGAAGTGCCGGTTCACATTCGCGGCAGCCATTTGAAACTGGGCGGACTCGCACCGCGGCGGGTGCCCATCGTGTTTACCACGGTCGAGCGGCCAAAGTTTCCCACCAGCCAAAGTGGACGGCTGGAATTGGCCAACTGGCTGACGCGTCCCGAGCATCCGCTGACCTACCGCGTGATAGTCAATCGCGTCTGGCGATGGCATTTCGGCAAGGGACTGGTTCGCACGCCGGACAACTTTGGCATGCTCGGCGAATTGCCGACTCATCCGGAACTGCTCGACTGGCTCACGCATCGCTTCCTGGAAGGAGGCGCGTCGCTCAAGAACCTGCACCGCCTGATCATGCTCTCGAGAACCTACCAGCAAAGCAGCCAGCCGTCCAAAGCCACCGTGGCCGCCGATCCCGAGAACCGCCTATGGGGCCGATTTGAAGTCCGCCGGCTTGAAGCCGAAGCGGTTCGCGATGCATTGCTCGCCGTTGGCGGCAAGCTCGACCGCACGATGCGAGGCTCGCTGCTGGCGGTGAAGAACCGGGCTTATTTCTTCGATCACACGTCGAAGGATCTAACGATCTACGACACAAACCGGCGGTCGATCTACCTGCCGATCGTTCGCAACAACATCTACGACGTCTTCCAACTGCTCGACTATCCCGACGCCGCCGTCACCACCGGCGACCGGGCCACGACCACCGTCGCGTCGCAGGCCTTGGTAATGCTCAATAGCGACCTCGTCGGCCGCGCGAGCACACAGCTGGCCGAACGCGTCCTCGGCGAGCGGTCGGACGACGCCCTACGTATCGACCGACTGCACGAGCTTGCTTACGGCCGCCAGGCGAGCGACGAAGAAACGGCCGCCGCCCAGCGGTTCTTGAAATCAGCGACCAATCTGCTCAACCCCATCGAGCCGGATGCAGAAAAACGTTTGCTTCACGCATGGCAGGCCTACTGCCAGACGTTGCTTGCCGCCAACGAGTTCATCTACACGAGGTAA
- a CDS encoding DUF1501 domain-containing protein — MHHPFVSRRQLLSQAAVGFGSLALASLMAENGAAAEQNPLAARAGHFPPQAKRIIFLFMKGGPSHVDTFDPKPMLDRDDGKPCPIEKPRVQFAATGNLLKSPWKFKQQGESGLPVSELFPNVAECVDDLCMLHSVHGTNPAHGGALLKLHTGSDSFVRPSIGSWVSYGLGTENADLPAFLTICPTLAHGGINNWGAAFLPAVYQGTPLGNASVPSDQARIRYIVNSQLPRDLQRLQLDLLSKANRVHMAESGPEASLEARINSFELAFRMQQAMPQVEDLSQETEATKRLYGMDDPTTANFGRMCLLARRFSEQGVRFIQVTHSDSKVQWDQHSDLKNGHEKNAREVDKPIAGLLKDLKARGLLKDTLVWWGGEFGRTPVAEGKNGRDHNPEGFTMWLAGGGVKGGMRYGETDDYGYYAAVNKVHIHDLHATILHLMGIDHERLTYRYAGRDFRLTDVEGNVVKQIIA; from the coding sequence ATGCATCACCCATTCGTTTCGCGCCGCCAACTCCTCTCGCAGGCTGCCGTCGGTTTCGGATCCCTCGCGCTCGCTTCCTTGATGGCCGAAAACGGCGCCGCAGCCGAGCAAAACCCGCTCGCCGCTCGCGCCGGCCATTTCCCGCCGCAGGCCAAGCGAATCATCTTTCTGTTCATGAAAGGTGGCCCTTCGCACGTCGACACGTTTGATCCCAAGCCGATGCTCGACCGCGACGACGGTAAGCCATGCCCCATCGAAAAGCCCCGCGTGCAATTCGCCGCAACCGGCAACCTGCTCAAGTCTCCGTGGAAGTTCAAGCAGCAAGGCGAAAGCGGACTGCCGGTCAGCGAGCTGTTTCCGAACGTCGCCGAGTGTGTCGATGATCTCTGCATGCTGCACTCGGTCCACGGCACCAACCCAGCCCACGGCGGAGCTCTACTGAAGCTGCACACCGGCAGCGATAGTTTCGTGCGTCCGAGCATCGGCAGTTGGGTCAGCTACGGCCTGGGAACTGAAAACGCCGACCTCCCGGCGTTCCTCACGATCTGTCCGACGCTCGCCCATGGCGGCATCAACAACTGGGGCGCGGCGTTTCTACCCGCAGTCTATCAGGGCACGCCGCTCGGCAATGCCAGCGTTCCCTCCGACCAGGCCCGCATTCGCTATATCGTCAATAGCCAACTGCCGCGCGACCTGCAGCGGTTGCAGCTAGACCTCCTCTCGAAGGCCAATCGGGTGCATATGGCCGAAAGCGGGCCCGAGGCGTCGCTCGAGGCGCGAATCAACTCCTTCGAACTCGCGTTCCGCATGCAGCAGGCGATGCCGCAGGTCGAAGACCTCTCACAAGAGACCGAAGCGACCAAGCGACTCTACGGCATGGACGACCCGACAACCGCCAACTTCGGCCGGATGTGCCTGCTTGCTCGCCGGTTCTCTGAGCAGGGGGTGCGATTCATTCAGGTCACCCACAGCGACAGCAAGGTGCAGTGGGACCAGCACTCCGACTTGAAGAACGGCCACGAAAAGAACGCCCGCGAGGTCGACAAGCCGATCGCCGGCCTGCTCAAGGACCTCAAGGCTCGCGGCCTGCTTAAGGACACGCTGGTCTGGTGGGGTGGCGAGTTCGGCCGGACACCAGTCGCCGAAGGGAAGAACGGCCGCGACCACAATCCTGAGGGTTTTACGATGTGGCTCGCCGGCGGTGGTGTGAAAGGCGGCATGCGCTACGGCGAAACCGACGACTACGGCTACTACGCCGCAGTCAACAAGGTGCATATCCACGACCTGCACGCTACGATCTTGCACCTCATGGGTATCGATCACGAGCGTCTAACCTATCGCTACGCAGGACGGGACTTTCGTTTGACAGACGTCGAAGGGAACGTCGTGAAACAAATCATCGCCTAG
- a CDS encoding transposase, translated as MSMLRQVDVALGKGEKAPEVCKELGISEQTYYRWRTKYGGMDPQRARQLEELQRENAQLKRLVVDQALDNQILREAARPTGKPCAAATGDRSRSSPRRAGTDGCGSGSCVRSGTGITHRRCRTGNRL; from the coding sequence GTGTCGATGCTGCGTCAAGTAGACGTGGCTTTGGGGAAGGGTGAGAAGGCTCCCGAGGTCTGCAAAGAACTGGGAATCAGCGAGCAGACGTACTATCGTTGGCGAACGAAGTACGGCGGGATGGATCCGCAGAGGGCGAGGCAACTAGAAGAACTGCAGAGGGAGAACGCTCAGTTGAAGCGTCTGGTGGTGGACCAAGCGTTGGACAACCAGATTCTGCGTGAGGCCGCCCGCCCAACTGGTAAGCCCTGCGCGGCGGCGACGGGTGATCGAAGCCGCTCGTCGCCGCGCAGGGCCGGAACCGACGGATGTGGCTCCGGCTCATGTGTTCGATCAGGAACAGGGATCACCCATCGGCGATGCAGAACTGGCAATCGCTTATAG